In Acidimicrobiia bacterium, a single genomic region encodes these proteins:
- a CDS encoding sugar transferase, with protein sequence MRVKRLFDVVGSGLALLVVAVPMAIIAAAVRVTTGSPVLFRQRRPGRHGTPFTIMKFRTMRSGPGEDAERLTRVGRLLRSSSLDELPELWNVLRGDMSLVGPRPLLMEYLERYSPRQARRHDLRPGLTGLAQVQGRNLVAWEDRFELDVQYVETRSFALDLAIIARTVGAVLRREGISGEGSTTMAPFQGSGS encoded by the coding sequence ATGCGGGTGAAGCGCCTGTTCGATGTGGTTGGCTCCGGGTTGGCGTTGTTGGTGGTGGCGGTACCGATGGCGATTATCGCGGCAGCGGTGCGGGTCACCACGGGTTCCCCGGTGTTGTTCCGGCAGCGTCGGCCGGGGCGGCACGGAACCCCGTTCACCATCATGAAGTTCCGCACGATGCGCTCTGGCCCGGGGGAGGATGCAGAGCGCCTCACGCGGGTGGGGCGCTTGTTGCGCTCCAGCAGTCTCGATGAGTTGCCGGAACTGTGGAATGTGTTGCGTGGCGACATGAGCCTGGTGGGGCCCCGCCCGCTCCTGATGGAATATCTGGAGCGGTACTCCCCCCGGCAGGCCCGTCGTCACGACCTTCGCCCCGGCCTCACGGGCTTGGCTCAGGTCCAAGGGCGCAACTTGGTGGCGTGGGAGGACCGATTCGAACTCGACGTGCAGTATGTCGAGACCCGCTCCTTTGCCCTGGATCTGGCCATCATCGCCCGTACGGTGGGGGCGGTCCTTCGCCGGGAGGGCATCAGCGGGGAGGGTTCGACCACCATGGCACCTTTCCAGGGGAGCGGTTCATGA
- a CDS encoding polysaccharide deacetylase family protein → MGAREMAKQGIGAAVKVAAAGADALRPSAPGLVILIYHRVGGHTASAVDLTTAGFDAQVGELAASGRLVTLDEGIARLEAGTVADQPVVLTFDDGTTDWVSEALPVLARHRAPATFYVATDFIEARRPFPGEGAPISWDGLQELVASGLATIGSHTHTHALLDRVDGPSAAGELDRSIDLIGERLGVTCTHFAYPKALLGSPAAEAEVRARFRSAAVAGSRANPSDGDRYRLHRTPIQVADGLRWFRRKASGGMRLEDSARQLVNRRRYAQAGS, encoded by the coding sequence GTGGGAGCCCGGGAGATGGCCAAGCAGGGGATCGGTGCGGCGGTGAAGGTGGCCGCTGCCGGTGCCGACGCGCTGCGACCAAGCGCCCCCGGCCTGGTCATCCTCATCTACCACCGCGTCGGAGGGCACACCGCCTCGGCGGTGGATCTCACCACCGCGGGGTTCGACGCGCAGGTGGGGGAGTTGGCGGCCTCGGGCCGACTCGTCACTCTCGACGAGGGCATCGCCCGTCTGGAGGCAGGGACTGTGGCGGATCAACCCGTCGTCCTCACCTTTGATGACGGCACCACGGACTGGGTGAGCGAGGCCCTTCCGGTACTGGCTCGCCACCGGGCGCCGGCCACGTTCTACGTGGCCACCGATTTCATTGAGGCCCGCCGTCCCTTCCCCGGGGAGGGTGCTCCCATCTCTTGGGACGGCCTGCAGGAACTCGTGGCATCGGGCCTCGCCACCATCGGCTCCCACACGCATACCCACGCCCTGTTGGATCGGGTCGACGGGCCGAGCGCGGCGGGAGAACTCGACCGCTCTATTGACCTGATCGGTGAGCGCCTCGGGGTGACGTGCACCCACTTTGCCTATCCCAAGGCCCTACTGGGATCGCCGGCGGCGGAGGCGGAGGTGCGGGCGCGCTTTCGGTCAGCGGCCGTGGCGGGGAGTCGGGCCAACCCCAGCGATGGCGACCGGTACCGACTGCACCGCACCCCGATCCAGGTGGCCGACGGTCTGCGCTGGTTCCGGCGCAAGGCCAGCGGCGGCATGCGACTCGAAGACTCCGCCCGTCAGTTGGTCAATCGCCGCCGTTACGCCCAGGCCGGTTCCTGA
- a CDS encoding glycosyltransferase has protein sequence MDTSRAVRVLHVIKGLGPGGAERLVVSLAAVANPAAVHYEVAYLLERKQHLVPELEALDVRCHRLAGREGMSDRRWPGRLRALARGFDVVHFHSPAVAAVARPVLRAQRARPVLVSTEHNLWGSHGVVTRTANALTLPLDRVRWAVSREVVASEWSPWRAKTEVLVHGVPLAPLVARRVERAAARARQGWKDDHIVVAIVANLRANKDYPTLFAAAAQACAEEERLRFVSVGQGPLEAELRAGLLAYNLGERVVMLGYQADPAAVVVGADVFTLSSRHEGLPISLLEAMALGVPPVVTRVGGNMEVVTNEVDGLLVPPGDPAALAMAYLRLARSAPDRARLAAAARHRVEHFDIARTARIVEARYAGLLTP, from the coding sequence GTGGATACGTCCCGTGCCGTGCGCGTCCTTCACGTGATCAAGGGTCTTGGTCCCGGGGGGGCGGAGCGCCTGGTGGTGTCACTGGCGGCGGTGGCCAACCCCGCCGCGGTGCACTACGAGGTGGCGTACCTGCTGGAGCGCAAGCAGCACCTGGTCCCCGAACTCGAAGCGCTCGACGTGAGGTGCCATCGGCTGGCCGGCCGAGAAGGTATGTCGGACCGTCGTTGGCCGGGGCGGTTGCGGGCCTTGGCCCGTGGCTTCGACGTGGTCCATTTCCATTCCCCGGCGGTGGCGGCGGTGGCCCGGCCGGTGTTGCGGGCGCAACGCGCCCGACCGGTGTTGGTGTCTACCGAACACAACCTCTGGGGATCCCACGGAGTGGTTACCCGCACGGCGAACGCGCTGACACTGCCGCTGGATCGGGTGCGCTGGGCCGTATCGCGCGAGGTGGTGGCCTCGGAGTGGTCGCCGTGGCGGGCCAAGACCGAAGTGCTGGTCCACGGTGTGCCCTTGGCACCCTTGGTGGCGCGGCGCGTCGAACGCGCCGCCGCCCGCGCTCGACAGGGTTGGAAAGACGATCACATCGTGGTGGCCATCGTGGCCAACCTGCGGGCCAACAAGGACTACCCCACGCTGTTCGCCGCCGCGGCCCAGGCGTGCGCTGAGGAGGAGCGTCTTCGGTTCGTGTCGGTAGGGCAGGGTCCGCTGGAGGCCGAACTGCGCGCCGGCCTGTTGGCCTACAACCTGGGTGAGCGGGTGGTGATGCTCGGCTACCAAGCCGATCCGGCGGCGGTGGTGGTGGGGGCAGATGTCTTCACCTTGAGTTCTCGCCATGAGGGCCTCCCCATCAGCCTGCTGGAGGCCATGGCCTTGGGGGTGCCCCCGGTAGTGACCCGGGTGGGCGGGAACATGGAGGTGGTGACCAACGAGGTGGATGGCCTCCTGGTTCCCCCGGGCGACCCCGCCGCGCTGGCCATGGCCTACCTTCGCCTCGCCCGATCGGCCCCCGATCGGGCCCGATTGGCGGCCGCCGCTCGGCATCGGGTGGAGCACTTCGACATCGCTCGGACCGCCCGAATCGTGGAGGCTCGCTACGCCGGCCTCCTCACCCCCTGA
- a CDS encoding glycosyltransferase family 1 protein, with product MSRKIAHLTTVDLSLRYLLLAQIDGSLAAGDEVLGISARGPDVAFLEERGMRFVELTGSTRAMSLRQDLRAARSLWRILRHERPDVLHTHTPKPGLYGRLVGRLAGVPRVVHTTHGLYAAPDDRLPKRLLVYTLEAIASRFSHVELVQNPEDLELMGRWHIASRRKLRLLGNGVDLDRFQPAEEAQRQAERAALGLQPHDVVVGLVTRLVAEKGIEELVNAIAIVGPPFRLLLVGPHEPDKSDALAPAVLERAAANGAILTGHRPDVERLYAAMDLFCLPSHREGFPRAAMEAAASGLPVVATNIRGCRQVVDPGVTGTLVPVRNAGALADALRLCAAEPARRTLGIAGRAKAVTDFDEATVVARVLAAYDSSAD from the coding sequence GTGTCCCGCAAGATCGCCCACCTCACCACCGTTGACCTGTCGTTGCGCTACCTGCTGTTGGCACAGATCGACGGAAGCCTCGCGGCCGGGGACGAAGTGCTCGGCATCAGTGCCCGCGGCCCCGACGTGGCGTTCCTCGAAGAACGCGGGATGCGCTTCGTCGAACTCACGGGCTCCACCCGCGCCATGAGCCTCCGCCAGGACCTGCGGGCGGCCCGATCGCTCTGGCGCATCCTGCGCCACGAACGCCCCGACGTGCTCCACACCCATACTCCCAAGCCGGGTCTGTACGGCCGCCTCGTGGGGCGCCTCGCCGGAGTGCCCCGTGTGGTGCACACCACCCACGGCCTCTACGCCGCTCCCGACGACCGGCTTCCCAAACGGCTACTCGTCTACACCCTCGAGGCCATCGCCAGCCGCTTCAGCCATGTGGAGCTGGTCCAGAACCCCGAAGACCTGGAATTGATGGGTCGTTGGCATATCGCCTCGCGCCGGAAACTTCGGCTCCTGGGCAACGGTGTAGACCTCGACCGGTTCCAGCCCGCCGAGGAGGCCCAACGGCAGGCCGAACGCGCCGCGCTCGGCCTCCAGCCCCACGATGTGGTGGTGGGCCTCGTGACGCGCCTGGTGGCCGAGAAGGGCATCGAAGAGTTGGTCAACGCGATAGCCATCGTGGGACCGCCGTTTCGTCTCCTGCTGGTGGGGCCCCACGAGCCCGACAAATCCGATGCCCTCGCCCCCGCTGTCCTCGAGCGGGCCGCCGCGAACGGCGCGATCCTCACCGGTCACCGGCCCGATGTGGAGCGGCTCTACGCGGCCATGGATCTCTTCTGCCTCCCGTCGCATCGCGAAGGGTTCCCGCGAGCCGCCATGGAAGCCGCCGCCAGCGGCCTGCCGGTGGTGGCCACCAACATTCGCGGCTGCCGCCAGGTGGTGGACCCCGGGGTGACCGGAACCCTGGTACCCGTGCGAAATGCCGGTGCCCTCGCCGACGCGCTGCGTCTCTGCGCCGCCGAGCCGGCCCGGCGCACGCTCGGCATCGCGGGCCGGGCCAAAGCCGTCACCGACTTCGACGAAGCGACCGTGGTCGCCCGCGTGTTGGCCGCCTATGACTCCTCGGCGGATTGA
- a CDS encoding GNAT family N-acetyltransferase has product MASDELTIRPSVPGDREQVLAVAAMALGWADDERDREFFRWKHDENPAGLSPAWVAEDGGEVVAFRTFLRWSFRSRSETIAMGRAVDTATHPAYQGRGLFRRLTLQAVGDLTAAGVDAIFNTPNEQSRPGYLKMGWHELGRPTIGMRPATLWRLPILRQARTAAEKWSEPCAIGEPAAEVLQDPAVAALGAGLPVTGWSTPRSAAYLAWRYSFEPLQYRAIEAGGGLVIFRVRRRGPAREVAIVEWLAPRPDRAALGRLVREAGDYAIGIGFGATHGVLPLRHRGPIVTWRPLARPAVPPLGDLAFSLGDLELF; this is encoded by the coding sequence ATGGCGTCTGACGAACTGACGATCCGGCCCAGTGTTCCGGGGGACCGGGAGCAGGTGCTGGCCGTGGCCGCGATGGCCCTCGGATGGGCCGATGACGAGCGTGATCGCGAGTTTTTTCGATGGAAACACGACGAGAATCCGGCGGGTCTTTCGCCGGCGTGGGTGGCCGAAGACGGCGGTGAGGTGGTGGCGTTTCGGACGTTCTTGCGCTGGTCCTTTCGGAGCCGAAGTGAAACGATCGCCATGGGTCGGGCGGTGGACACAGCCACGCATCCCGCCTATCAGGGGCGTGGTCTGTTCCGCCGACTCACCCTCCAGGCGGTAGGGGACCTCACGGCCGCGGGGGTGGATGCGATCTTCAATACCCCCAACGAGCAGAGCCGGCCCGGCTACTTGAAGATGGGGTGGCACGAGTTGGGGCGGCCGACGATCGGGATGCGTCCCGCCACTCTGTGGCGGTTGCCAATCTTGCGGCAGGCTCGCACGGCGGCGGAGAAGTGGTCCGAGCCTTGCGCCATTGGGGAGCCAGCGGCTGAGGTGCTGCAGGATCCCGCGGTGGCTGCCCTCGGCGCGGGCCTGCCGGTGACGGGGTGGTCCACGCCGCGCTCGGCGGCCTATCTGGCCTGGCGCTATTCGTTCGAGCCACTCCAGTACCGCGCCATCGAGGCGGGCGGGGGGCTGGTGATTTTCCGTGTGCGCCGTCGCGGCCCGGCACGCGAGGTGGCCATTGTGGAGTGGTTGGCGCCCCGGCCCGATCGGGCAGCCCTGGGTCGGCTGGTGCGGGAGGCGGGCGACTACGCCATCGGGATCGGGTTTGGTGCCACCCACGGTGTGTTGCCCCTGCGCCACCGGGGGCCCATTGTGACCTGGCGACCGCTGGCGCGTCCGGCGGTTCCCCCGCTCGGTGACCTGGCCTTTTCACTCGGCGACCTCGAGCTGTTCTGA
- a CDS encoding N-acetylneuraminate synthase, protein MATRTTDPAAPVLNIKDDRCAVIAEVAQGHDGSLGLAHSFIDLAAEAGVDAIKFQTHIAAAESTPEEPWRINFSYEDTNRYAYWQRMEFTEPQWQGLRDHCDGNNLGFISSAFSTEALELLRRVGVAAWKISSGESLSSDLLRHLGNEGVPVLISTGMSTYADIAAAVDHCRAAGSEPVLLQCTSMYPTPPERLGLNVLADLRRRFDCAVGLSDHSGTIYPGLAAVALGAVVLEVHMTFSRRMFGPDSPVALEPDELKILVEGVRFLERARAAPVDKDAVAAELSEVRNLFGKSLISARALAEGTVLTHDDLTAKKPAFGIPATEREVIVGRTLRVAVPAGHPLSVDDLADPSH, encoded by the coding sequence ATGGCCACCCGCACGACCGACCCCGCCGCGCCGGTTCTGAACATCAAAGATGATCGCTGTGCGGTGATCGCCGAGGTAGCCCAGGGCCACGACGGCAGCCTGGGCCTGGCGCACTCCTTCATCGATCTCGCCGCCGAGGCCGGGGTTGACGCCATCAAGTTCCAAACCCACATCGCGGCGGCCGAGAGCACGCCCGAGGAGCCATGGCGGATCAACTTCAGTTACGAAGACACCAACCGCTACGCCTACTGGCAGCGCATGGAGTTCACCGAACCCCAGTGGCAGGGCCTGCGCGACCATTGCGATGGGAACAACCTTGGCTTTATCTCCTCGGCTTTTTCCACCGAGGCGTTGGAGTTGCTCCGCCGGGTCGGGGTGGCAGCCTGGAAGATCTCCTCGGGTGAAAGCCTCTCGTCGGACCTCTTGCGCCACCTCGGCAACGAAGGCGTACCCGTGCTCATCTCCACCGGCATGTCCACCTATGCCGACATCGCGGCCGCCGTGGACCATTGCCGAGCTGCCGGGAGCGAACCCGTGCTTCTGCAGTGCACCTCGATGTACCCCACCCCGCCCGAGCGACTGGGGCTCAACGTGCTCGCCGATCTCCGCCGCCGCTTTGACTGTGCCGTGGGCCTGTCGGATCACTCCGGCACGATCTACCCGGGCCTGGCGGCGGTGGCCCTCGGGGCGGTGGTGCTGGAAGTGCACATGACGTTCTCGCGGCGCATGTTTGGGCCCGATTCGCCGGTGGCCCTGGAACCCGATGAGCTAAAAATCCTGGTGGAAGGGGTGCGATTCCTCGAGCGGGCGCGCGCCGCCCCGGTAGACAAAGACGCGGTGGCCGCCGAGTTGTCCGAGGTGCGCAATCTATTCGGCAAGTCCCTAATCAGCGCCCGAGCCCTGGCCGAGGGAACCGTGCTCACTCACGATGACCTCACCGCCAAGAAGCCGGCCTTTGGCATCCCCGCCACCGAGCGGGAGGTCATCGTGGGCCGCACGCTGCGCGTGGCGGTGCCCGCTGGCCACCCACTCTCCGTCGACGACCTGGCCGACCCATCCCATTGA
- a CDS encoding hydroxyacid dehydrogenase, translating into MPLINASRHHVVIAEPVHYAPEARAILTEIGPVVDGPFDRHGLLDAVSDAGVLVVRLGHEIDAAVMAAGPHLRYIASPTTGTDHIDLTAAAERGIQVITLQGEVEFLRTVRATPEHTWALLLALARKLPVAAASSHTRWDRDAFRGSELAGKQLGIFGLGRVGRIVASYGVAFQMPVIAYDTEPVSAPGVTMVASLPELLRHANILTVHVPLTEHTRHAIGAAECGLLPPGALVVNTARGAIIDEAALVDALRDGHLGGAAVDVLEDERSPHGVPGGPLLRFASEHPDRAIVTPHIAGATWESMHRTEVFLAERLRGLVSQEA; encoded by the coding sequence ATCCCATTGATCAACGCCTCCCGCCACCACGTCGTGATCGCGGAGCCCGTCCACTACGCCCCGGAGGCTCGCGCCATCCTGACCGAGATCGGTCCGGTGGTGGACGGTCCCTTCGACCGCCACGGCCTTCTCGACGCAGTGAGCGACGCCGGTGTATTGGTGGTGCGGCTCGGGCACGAGATCGATGCGGCGGTCATGGCGGCCGGCCCACACCTGCGGTACATCGCCTCGCCCACCACGGGCACAGATCACATCGACCTCACGGCGGCGGCCGAGCGAGGCATCCAGGTGATCACGCTGCAGGGCGAGGTGGAATTTCTCCGCACCGTGCGCGCCACCCCCGAGCACACCTGGGCCCTGCTGCTGGCCCTGGCCCGCAAACTCCCCGTCGCGGCGGCGAGCAGCCACACCCGGTGGGATCGAGACGCCTTCCGGGGTAGCGAACTGGCCGGGAAGCAACTGGGGATCTTCGGCCTCGGGCGGGTCGGACGCATCGTGGCGAGCTACGGCGTCGCCTTTCAGATGCCGGTCATCGCCTACGACACGGAGCCGGTTTCAGCCCCAGGGGTCACGATGGTGGCCTCGCTGCCCGAGTTGCTCCGCCACGCGAACATCCTGACGGTGCACGTTCCCCTCACCGAGCACACCCGCCACGCCATTGGTGCAGCCGAATGTGGCCTCCTCCCCCCCGGGGCGCTCGTAGTCAACACGGCCCGGGGAGCGATCATCGACGAGGCAGCGCTGGTGGACGCCCTGCGCGACGGCCACCTCGGCGGTGCGGCGGTAGATGTGCTCGAGGATGAACGCAGCCCCCACGGTGTTCCCGGCGGCCCATTGCTGCGGTTCGCCAGCGAACACCCCGACCGGGCTATCGTGACGCCTCACATCGCCGGGGCCACCTGGGAATCGATGCACCGCACCGAGGTATTCCTGGCTGAACGCCTACGGGGGCTGGTCTCCCAGGAGGCCTGA
- the neuC gene encoding UDP-N-acetylglucosamine 2-epimerase (hydrolyzing), which translates to MHPLSAHQEASLRKVCVVVTARPSYARIKSVLEAVRDRADLELQLVVGASALLERYGPAIDVIRADGFEPDAVAYMVVEGENLVTTAKSTGLGVVELASIFDRLQPDVVVSVADRYETIATAIAASYMNIPLAHVQGGEITGSIDEKVRHAVTKLADIHLVATELARQRVVRMGEVPASVFLTGCPSIDLADRVARETEPFDPFDRYAGVGEEFSVDQDYVVIMQHPVTTEYADATQQIDATLAALTQMDLPVFFFWPNVDAGSDRISKRIRQFREEYDLPHVYFFKNLPPEDFLRLISRARCVIGNSSVGIRECSYLGVPVVNIGTRQHGRERGPNVIDVPASSDEIVAAVQRHLATEPAPGVHIYGDGQAGRRIAEVLATCALTIEKRLTY; encoded by the coding sequence ATGCATCCATTGTCTGCCCACCAGGAGGCCTCGTTGCGCAAGGTGTGCGTTGTCGTCACCGCTCGACCGAGTTATGCCCGCATCAAGAGCGTCCTCGAAGCCGTGCGCGATCGGGCCGACCTCGAACTGCAGTTGGTCGTTGGAGCATCGGCGCTGCTCGAACGCTACGGCCCGGCCATCGATGTCATACGGGCCGACGGCTTCGAACCCGACGCGGTTGCCTACATGGTGGTGGAAGGCGAAAACCTCGTCACCACCGCCAAATCCACCGGCCTGGGCGTGGTGGAGCTGGCTTCGATCTTTGATCGCCTCCAGCCCGACGTCGTGGTGAGCGTGGCCGACCGCTACGAGACGATCGCCACCGCCATTGCCGCGTCGTACATGAACATTCCCCTCGCCCATGTGCAGGGGGGTGAGATCACCGGCTCGATCGACGAGAAGGTTCGCCACGCCGTAACCAAACTGGCCGACATCCACCTGGTGGCCACCGAACTAGCCCGCCAACGAGTGGTGCGCATGGGTGAGGTGCCCGCCAGCGTGTTCCTCACCGGCTGCCCGTCGATAGACCTCGCCGATCGAGTGGCCCGGGAGACAGAACCGTTCGATCCGTTTGACCGCTACGCCGGGGTGGGCGAGGAGTTCAGCGTCGATCAGGACTACGTCGTGATCATGCAGCACCCGGTGACCACGGAGTACGCCGATGCCACCCAACAGATCGATGCGACCCTCGCCGCCCTTACGCAGATGGATCTGCCGGTGTTCTTCTTTTGGCCGAACGTAGACGCCGGTTCCGATCGCATCTCCAAACGCATCCGACAGTTCCGAGAGGAATACGATCTCCCGCACGTGTACTTCTTCAAGAACCTCCCCCCCGAAGACTTCCTGCGGCTGATCAGTCGGGCTCGCTGTGTCATTGGCAACTCCAGCGTGGGCATACGCGAGTGCTCCTACCTAGGCGTGCCCGTGGTGAACATCGGCACTCGGCAGCACGGCCGGGAGCGCGGCCCCAACGTGATCGACGTACCCGCTTCGAGCGATGAGATCGTGGCCGCCGTGCAGCGCCACCTGGCTACCGAACCGGCGCCGGGCGTACACATCTACGGCGATGGGCAGGCGGGCAGGCGGATCGCGGAGGTGCTCGCCACCTGTGCACTCACCATCGAGAAGCGCCTCACCTATTGA
- a CDS encoding glycosyltransferase: protein MRIYWYAPFDNASEIELAQALVGQVSDLVLHSVYSRFGVRLPKRDDELTMVRDLPAPANELFRRSTRFRRAKVALNRARFRQHEISNGDFDLVHLHTFNMFTDWIALPLLRRKGRPLVLSVHNVRPHDQRGPRAIETLVHRLAYNVPDRLIVAHESLRTRLVEEFRIAPERISVVPLPSPRVELASDHPAENPKELLFFGTLRSNKGLEVLLSAIASIPRATPIIFRIAGRGDHEIEQLIARHAQHDPRIRVEIGWITPERQATLYARAWAVVVPYLPAFAAQSGTVRVAYSFGTPVIASNTGALGETIRQDGTGWLAEPGDPRDLADRMLAAVADVEGRQARALVAKRLGQERNAETLAPLVLQLYAELGVVP, encoded by the coding sequence ATGAGGATCTACTGGTACGCCCCCTTCGACAACGCGTCGGAGATCGAACTCGCCCAGGCGTTGGTGGGCCAGGTCTCCGACCTCGTCCTGCACTCGGTTTACAGCCGATTTGGGGTGCGTCTTCCCAAACGAGACGACGAACTCACAATGGTGCGCGACCTCCCCGCTCCCGCCAACGAACTCTTTCGGAGAAGTACCCGGTTCCGTCGCGCCAAGGTGGCGTTAAACCGCGCCCGGTTCCGTCAACACGAGATCTCCAACGGCGACTTTGATCTCGTCCACCTCCACACGTTCAACATGTTCACGGATTGGATCGCCCTGCCTCTGCTCCGGCGGAAAGGTCGGCCGCTGGTGCTCTCGGTCCACAACGTGCGCCCGCACGACCAACGCGGACCCCGCGCGATCGAGACACTGGTTCACCGATTGGCGTACAACGTGCCCGACCGCCTCATCGTGGCCCATGAGAGCCTCCGCACCCGCCTCGTCGAGGAGTTCAGGATTGCGCCGGAACGGATCTCGGTGGTCCCTCTTCCCAGCCCCCGGGTGGAACTGGCCAGTGATCATCCCGCCGAAAATCCCAAGGAACTGCTGTTCTTCGGCACCCTGCGTAGCAACAAGGGCCTTGAGGTATTGCTCAGCGCCATCGCCTCGATTCCTCGTGCTACCCCGATCATTTTTCGGATTGCCGGTCGCGGTGATCACGAGATCGAGCAGCTCATCGCGCGCCACGCCCAACATGATCCGCGTATCCGCGTGGAGATTGGTTGGATCACCCCCGAACGCCAAGCCACCCTGTACGCCCGTGCCTGGGCGGTGGTGGTCCCCTACCTTCCGGCCTTCGCGGCCCAGAGTGGCACCGTCCGCGTGGCGTACAGTTTCGGCACCCCGGTCATCGCGTCCAATACCGGCGCGCTCGGTGAGACCATCCGCCAAGACGGGACCGGCTGGCTGGCCGAGCCCGGCGATCCACGTGACCTCGCCGACCGGATGCTGGCGGCGGTAGCCGATGTTGAGGGTCGCCAGGCCCGGGCACTGGTGGCCAAACGCCTCGGCCAGGAGCGCAACGCCGAAACCCTGGCGCCGCTGGTACTCCAGCTCTACGCGGAACTCGGCGTCGTCCCATGA
- a CDS encoding acylneuraminate cytidylyltransferase family protein: protein MSDPRPLVLAVVPARGGSRGVPRKNIRVLGGHPLLAYTIAAGRASERVTDLVVSTEDPEIAEVARSYGAEVIDRPDALATDEAPTAPVIQHAIERVEEATGRTYDYILTLQPTTPFRRGWDIDAAVDLLEATANPAASVTSVVRIFDAHPLRVKRLTQDRLQPYIAGDDVPTRRQDLPPAYLRNGAIYLAHRPTVTGGSVWGNPEIPYPMPPERSVNIDEPLDFLLAEAVVRAGLTEIDLLLESPQDD from the coding sequence ATGAGCGATCCACGACCTCTGGTCCTCGCGGTGGTCCCGGCCCGGGGTGGGTCCCGTGGCGTCCCGCGGAAAAACATTCGCGTGTTGGGAGGCCACCCGCTTCTCGCCTACACCATCGCGGCGGGCCGGGCGAGTGAACGGGTGACCGACCTCGTGGTGTCTACCGAGGATCCTGAGATCGCCGAGGTAGCTCGCTCTTACGGTGCCGAGGTGATCGACCGACCCGACGCCCTCGCCACCGATGAGGCTCCCACTGCGCCGGTGATTCAGCACGCCATCGAGCGCGTCGAGGAAGCCACCGGGCGCACCTACGACTACATCCTTACCCTCCAACCCACCACACCGTTTCGCCGCGGCTGGGACATCGATGCGGCGGTTGATCTCCTGGAGGCCACTGCGAACCCGGCGGCGAGTGTCACGAGCGTGGTGCGGATCTTCGATGCCCATCCGCTGCGGGTGAAGCGCCTGACGCAGGACCGCCTGCAGCCCTACATCGCCGGCGATGACGTCCCCACCCGGCGCCAGGACCTTCCTCCCGCCTACCTGCGCAACGGCGCCATCTATCTGGCCCACCGACCCACGGTGACCGGCGGTTCGGTGTGGGGGAACCCGGAGATCCCCTACCCGATGCCGCCTGAGCGGTCGGTCAACATCGATGAACCACTCGACTTCCTCCTCGCCGAAGCGGTGGTGCGGGCAGGCCTCACCGAGATCGACCTTCTCCTCGAATCCCCCCAGGACGACTGA